From the Quercus lobata isolate SW786 chromosome 6, ValleyOak3.0 Primary Assembly, whole genome shotgun sequence genome, one window contains:
- the LOC115949872 gene encoding LOW QUALITY PROTEIN: late embryogenesis abundant protein D-29 (The sequence of the model RefSeq protein was modified relative to this genomic sequence to represent the inferred CDS: substituted 1 base at 1 genomic stop codon), translated as MDEWAGTSQYTAENSRDIKDSAKEKVNTATEKASDITNAAKEKASEAANAAKEKASTIKNKSGEITNEATQKANESKERASQKAEEAKEKTSQAANKASEAKERVAQKAGETKEKTSQKAEEAKETAREMGKSAVEEAKKKQYDTEEHLSXATEKAKEAYDASKNKAEETVESAEDTIASNYEAAKQKSKKIKDNVAGRGRDEEL; from the coding sequence ATGGATGAATGGGCAGGAACCAGTCAATACACTGCAGAAAATTCCAGAGACATCAAAGACTCGGCAAAAGAGAAGGTGAACACTGCTACAGAAAAGGCTAGTGATATAACAAACGCAGCAAAAGAGAAAGCCAGTGAAGCTGCAAACGCAGCAAAGGAGAAGGCTAGTACCATAAAGAATAAATCAGGAGAAATAACAAACGAGGCAACACAGAAGGCTAATGAGTCAAAGGAAAGAGCATCCCAAAAGGCAGAGGAGGCAAAGGAAAAGACATCTCAGGCAGCAAATAAAGCCTCAGAAGCAAAAGAGAGAGTAGCCCAAAAGGCAGGAGAGACTAAAGAGAAGACATCTCAAAAGGCTGAGGAAGCCAAGGAAACAGCTAGGGAAATGGGAAAGAGTGCTGTAGAGGAAGCCAAGAAGAAGCAGTATGATACAGAGGAGCATCTAAGTTGAGCCACGGAAAAAGCTAAAGAAGCTTATGATGCATCTAAAAACAAAGCAGAAGAGACTGTAGAGTCTGCTGAGGACACCATTGCCTCTAACTATGAGGCAGCCAAGCAAAAGTCTAAGAAGATCAAAGATAATGTAGCTGGTAGAGGTCGTGATGAGGAACTCTGA
- the LOC115994761 gene encoding uncharacterized protein LOC115994761, which translates to MAAKKIIAICQSGGEFVTNKDGSLSYSGGDAYAIDIDQQTQLSDFKSEIAEMFSCSVDNMILKYFLPGNKKTLITISKDKDLQRMVNFIGDSVTVDVFIMSEEAAARNLSIMPCSRSSRTTVSEAVVPVVAPIDIPVDTAQVIEPIEIGIPNEEAPLICHDGSNDEKHRKAAQQWENTITGVDQRFNSFSEFREALHKYSIAHGFAYRYKKNDSHRVTVKCKSQGCPWRIYASRLSTTQLICIKKMNTEHTCEGATVKAGYRATRGWVGSIIKEKLKVSPNYKPKDIADDIKREYGIQLNYSQAWRAKEIAREQLQGSYKEAYTLLPFFCEKIKDTNPGSVATFTTKDDSSFHRFFVSFHASISGFQQGCRPLLFLDSTSLNSKYQGVLLSATAADGDDGIFPVAFAVVDAETNDNWHWFLGELKSAVSTPQQLTFVADFQNDLKKSLAEIFDKCYHSYCLRHLAEKLNKDLKGQFSHEARRFMINDFYAAAYAPKLEGFQSSADNIKGISPEAYNWVIQSEPEHWANAFFAGARYNHMTSNFGQQFYSWVSEAHELPITQMIDVLRGKMMESIYTRRVDSSQWTTKLTPSKEERLQKETSIARSLQVLISHGSTFEVRGESVDIVDIDHWDCSCKEWQLTGLPCCHAIAVFECIGRNPYDYCSRYFTAESYRLTYAESIQPVPNVDRPIPDESALAIVTVTPPPTKRPPGRPKMKQSESIDIIKRQLQCSKCKGLGHNKKTCKDS; encoded by the exons ATGGCTGCGAAGAAAATTATAGCAATATGTCAGTCAGGTGGGGAGTTTGTGACGAATAAAGATGGGTCCTTGTCCTATAGTGGGGGTGATGCTTATGCCATAGACATTGATCAGCAAACGCAGTTAAGTGATTTCAAGTCAGAAATAGCTGAGATGTTCAGTTGTAGTGTTGATAACATGATTCTCAAGTACTTCCTTCCCGGGAATAAGAAAACCCTCATCACAATTTCCAAAGACAAGGACTTGCAACGAATGGTGAATTTCATTGGCGATTCTGTCACGGTTGATGTCTTTATCATGTCGGAGGAAGCTGCTGCTCGAAATTTATCCATCATGCCTTGTAGTAG GTCGAGTAGGACAACTGTATCAGAAGCTGTGGTTCCTGTTGTTGCCCCAATTGATATTCCAGTCGATACAGCTCAAGTCATTGAACCTATAGAGATTGGTATACCTAATGAAGAAGCGCCTTTAATTTGTCATGATGGTTCTAATGATGAAAAGCATCGGAAAGCTGCACAACAGTGGGAAAACACCATCACTGGTGTGGACCAAAGGTTTAATAGTTTTAGTGAATTCCGGGAAGCATTGCATAAGTACTCAATTGCCCATGGGTTTGCTTATAGATATAAGAAAAATGACAGCCATCGCGTCACTGTCAAATGCAAATCCCAAGGTTGTCCATGGCGGATATATGCATCAAGGTTGTCTACCACCCAATTGATTTGTATCAAGAAAATGAACACAGAGCATACTTGTGAAGGAGCCACTGTGAAAGCAGGGTATAGAGCAACTAGAGGTTGGGTGGGAAGTATTATAAAGGAGAAGTTGAAAGTTTCCCCAAACTACAAGCCAAAGGATATTGCGGATGACATCAAACGAGAGTATGGGATTCAATTGAACTATTCTCAGGCATGGCGCGCAAAAGAGATTGCAAGGGAGCAGCTTCAAGGATCCTATAAAGAGGCATATACTTTGTTACCCTTTTTCTGTGAAAAGATAAAGGATACTAATCCAGGGAGTGTCGCCACATTTACCACTAAGGATGACTCAAGCTTCCATCGTTTCTTTGTATCATTCCATGCCTCAATATCTGGTTTTCAGCAAGGATGTCGCCCTCTCCTTTTCCTTGATAGCACTTCTTTAAACTCAAAATACCAAGGGGTATTGCTATCTGCAACAGCTGCTGATGGTGATGATGGTATCTTTCCTGTAGCTTTTGCTGTTGTAGATGCTGAGACTAATGACAATTGGCATTGGTTCTTAGGGGAACTTAAATCTGCTGTGTCAACACCTCAGCAGCTTACTTTTGTTGCAGATTTTCAGAATGATTTGAAGAAGTCATTGGCTGAGATATTTGATAAATGCTACCACAGCTATTGTTTACGTCATCTTGCTGAGAAACTTAATAAGGACTTGAAGGGGCAGTTTTCTCACGAGGCAAGACGATTTATGATTAATGATTTTTATGCTGCTGCTTATGCACCCAAACTTGAGGGTTTCCAGAGTAGTGCTGATAACATTAAAGGAATTTCTCCTGAAGCTTACAATTGGGTAATACAAAGTGAGCCAGAGCACTGGGCAAATGCGTTCTTTGCAGGAGCAAGGTATAATCACATGACATCAAACTTTGGACAACAATTCTACAGTTGGGTATCAGAGGCGCATGAGCTGCCAATCACACAGATGATTGATGTATTACGAGGTAAGATGATGGAATCCATCTATACACGACGGGTAGATTCCAGTCAATGGACAACAAAGTTAACTCCATCCAAGGAAGAAAGGCTACAAAAAGAAACTTCAATAGCTCGATCACTTCAAGTGTTAATCTCACATGGTAGCACATTTGAGGTTCGAGGAGAATCTGTTGATATTGTTGATATTGATCATTGGGATTGTAGCTGCAAAGAATGGCAACTTACTGGTTTACCTTGCTGCCATGCTATTGCTGTCTTTGAATGCATTGGTAGGAACCCATATGATTATTGCTCTAGATATTTCACAGCTGAGAGTTACCGATTAACGTATGCAGAGTCCATTCAGCCTGTTCCAAATGTAGACAGACCAATCCCGGATGAATCAGCTTTGGCGATAGTTACTGTAACCCCTCCACCTACTAAACGACCACCAGGCCGACCAAAGATGAAGCAGTCTGAATCCATAGACATAATTAAACGCCAGCTCCAGTGTAGCAAGTGCAAGGGCCTTGGCCACAATAAGAAGACATGCAAAGATTCCTAG
- the LOC115994042 gene encoding cysteine protease XCP1-like yields the protein MAFSSHSKISFLALFSVSLFACCALAHDFSIVGYSPEHLTCMDKIIELFESWVSKHGKTYRSIEEKLHRFEIFKDNLKHIDERNKEISSYWLGLNEFADLSHEEFKKKYLGLKPASPETRGSSRDFSYRDVVDLPKSVDWRNKGAVTPVKNQGSCGSCWAFSTVAAVEGINQIVTGNLTSLSEQQLIDCDRIFNNGCNGGLMDYAFQFIVSNGGLHKEEDYPYLMDEGSCEEQKEEMEVVKISGYQDVPQNDEESLLKALAHQPLSVAIEASGRDFQFYSGGIFNGHCGTEIDHGVTAVGYGSLKGSDYIIVKNSWGPKWGEKGYIRMKRNTGKPEGLCGINNMASYPTKKN from the exons ATGGCTTTCTCTTCACATTCTAAGATCTCCTTTCTGGCCTTATTTTCTGTGTCTCTCTTTGCATGTTGTGCTCTGGCTCATGATTTTTCGATTGTGGGTTATTCACCGGAACACTTGACTTGCATGGATAAAATCATAGAGCTGTTTGAATCATGGGTGTCAAAACATGGCAAAACTTACAGGAGCATTGAAGAGAAGTTGCATAGGTTTGAGATATTCAAAGACAACTTGAAACACATTGATGAGAGGAACAAAGAGATTAGTAGCTACTGGCTTGGGTTGAATGAGTTTGCAGACTTAAGCCATGAGGAGTTTAAGAAAAAGTATCTAGGATTGAAACCTGCTTCGCCCGAAACAAGAGGGTCCTCCAGAGACTTCAGTTATAGAGATGTGGTGGATCTGCCCAAGTCTGTGGATTGGAGAAACAAAGGAGCTGTTACTCCAGTCAAGAACCAAGGTTCATGTG GTAGTTGTTGGGCATTTTCAACTGTAGCAGCTGTCGAGGGCATCAACCAGATAGTTACTGGAAATTTAACTTCATTGTCCGAGCAACAGCTAATTGATTGTGATAGAATTTTCAATAATGGCTGCAATGGGGGTTTGATGGATTATGCATTCCAATTCATTGTCTCCAATGGTGGATTGCATAAGGAGGAAGACTATCCATATTTAATGGATGAAGGAAGCTGTGAAGAGCAGAAG GAAGAAATGGAGGTAGTGAAAATTAGTGGTTATCAAGATGTGCCACAAAATGATGAAGAAAGTCTTTTGAAGGCACTTGCTCATCAGCCTCTCAGTGTAGCTATCGAGGCCTCCGGTCGAGATTTCCAATTTTATAGCGGG GGAATATTCAATGGGCATTGTGGAACTGAGATAGATCATGGAGTAACAGCTGTTGGATATGGTTCATTGAAGGGGTCAGATTACATCATCGTGAAGAATTCATGGGGACCTAAGTGGGGGGAGAAAGGGTACATAAGGATGAAGAGAAACACTGGAAAACCAGAGGGGCTTTGTGGTATCAACAATATGGCTTCATATCCTACTAAAAAGAATTGA